In Methylacidiphilum infernorum V4, a single window of DNA contains:
- a CDS encoding multiheme c-type cytochrome, whose product MTPQRLHCLIFTGFILFYFFGGETNQAQNTDNKEKALLGEWLKEGSAGLALTGTVPLSKGDEEQQWAAGMEVFSRSCAGCHQQSGEGLAGSFPPLAGHIGEILSSKKAKDYLIEVVLFGVEGPIQVGNQRYNGMMPGWGKVFDDRQIADVLNYVVNRWGDKDKFPSNRAYISPEDVRKKRLKPMTAHDVWASRPQELAVKSSAKEGMDLKALIKGYDQSHPAKGKYAQYWEPIPMERYWNPKTFYHPPQAIKGEFGRADCISCHKTVTPGVVHAWENSSHGRIDSLRKLSEKDPKAYKKKELAEIEQQLHSAGILKKTELLQEVSCIDCHGAIGAQKIRHDVDLHMPDRVTCGSCHVRQFAESESEREQKWPNNEWPQGHPSHAVDWEANVNLAAWAAMPQRAVAQGCDMCHYQQNRCDGCHTRHAFSVAEARNPLSCATCHNGVDHNEFENYMLSKHGTVFQTQGKNWNFDVPLKDAIAKGGYTAPTCASCHFEYHGEYSHNLVRKVRWAFNPTPEIAQGIKEKHPWYQKRKEDWIATCSACHSPRFAGDWLDTADQAIFEGLQVQQEAKKVIEDLYKDGLLVGQKTNRPAPPPPEKDAPGAFFQLFWAKGNNPSHVERVYANMWEHDMIQHYKGVMHANPGGFTYSAGWGVLLERYTEIMDENTRLRSGSSHYSEENDSSPKTFSKMKWLIGVVSSSVGAVMLSSGFISRIIGKRKK is encoded by the coding sequence ATGACTCCGCAACGCCTTCATTGTTTAATTTTTACCGGCTTTATCTTGTTTTATTTTTTTGGAGGAGAGACTAACCAGGCTCAAAACACAGACAACAAAGAGAAAGCCCTATTAGGGGAATGGTTGAAAGAGGGCTCTGCAGGATTGGCTTTAACGGGAACTGTTCCATTATCAAAAGGGGATGAAGAACAGCAGTGGGCTGCCGGCATGGAAGTATTTAGTCGGAGTTGTGCAGGTTGTCACCAACAGTCTGGTGAAGGCCTGGCCGGTTCTTTTCCTCCTCTTGCCGGCCATATTGGCGAAATTTTGAGTTCAAAAAAGGCTAAGGACTATCTTATTGAGGTCGTTCTTTTCGGTGTTGAAGGGCCTATCCAGGTGGGTAATCAAAGATACAATGGTATGATGCCCGGGTGGGGAAAAGTTTTCGATGATCGGCAGATTGCTGATGTTCTTAATTATGTGGTGAACCGTTGGGGCGATAAAGATAAGTTTCCTTCAAATAGAGCTTACATTAGTCCAGAAGATGTTAGAAAAAAGAGGCTAAAGCCCATGACGGCCCATGACGTTTGGGCATCAAGGCCTCAAGAACTTGCCGTTAAAAGTTCCGCAAAAGAAGGGATGGACCTTAAGGCCTTAATAAAAGGCTATGATCAGTCCCATCCCGCTAAGGGCAAGTATGCTCAATACTGGGAACCCATTCCCATGGAAAGATATTGGAATCCAAAAACTTTTTATCACCCTCCCCAGGCTATAAAAGGAGAATTCGGTCGGGCCGATTGCATTAGCTGTCATAAGACGGTGACTCCCGGTGTAGTCCATGCTTGGGAAAATAGTAGTCATGGACGCATAGACTCTTTAAGGAAACTTTCCGAGAAAGATCCCAAAGCGTATAAAAAGAAAGAGCTTGCCGAAATTGAGCAACAACTGCACTCTGCAGGGATTCTTAAGAAAACTGAACTGCTTCAGGAAGTCTCCTGTATCGATTGTCATGGGGCAATTGGAGCGCAAAAAATACGTCACGATGTCGATCTGCATATGCCCGATAGGGTGACCTGTGGAAGCTGCCATGTACGGCAATTTGCCGAATCGGAATCCGAACGGGAGCAAAAATGGCCAAATAATGAATGGCCCCAGGGGCATCCCTCCCACGCCGTGGATTGGGAAGCCAACGTAAACCTCGCTGCCTGGGCTGCCATGCCCCAGCGTGCCGTGGCCCAGGGTTGTGACATGTGCCATTACCAGCAGAACCGTTGTGACGGCTGCCATACAAGACATGCTTTTTCAGTTGCCGAAGCCCGCAATCCCCTTTCCTGCGCCACTTGTCATAATGGAGTAGATCATAACGAGTTTGAAAATTACATGCTTTCTAAACATGGAACGGTGTTTCAGACCCAAGGCAAAAATTGGAATTTTGATGTGCCTTTAAAGGATGCGATCGCCAAGGGAGGATATACGGCTCCAACCTGTGCCAGTTGCCATTTCGAGTACCATGGAGAGTATAGCCATAATCTGGTAAGAAAAGTCCGGTGGGCATTTAATCCTACGCCTGAAATTGCCCAGGGGATCAAAGAAAAACATCCCTGGTATCAAAAGAGAAAAGAAGATTGGATAGCCACCTGCTCAGCCTGCCATTCCCCTCGTTTTGCCGGAGATTGGCTCGATACGGCAGATCAAGCCATTTTTGAAGGCCTGCAAGTCCAGCAGGAAGCTAAAAAAGTCATCGAAGACCTTTACAAGGATGGTTTGCTTGTGGGACAAAAAACGAATAGGCCTGCTCCTCCTCCCCCCGAAAAAGACGCCCCGGGAGCTTTTTTCCAGCTTTTCTGGGCTAAAGGAAATAACCCCAGCCATGTTGAAAGGGTATATGCGAACATGTGGGAGCATGATATGATCCAGCATTACAAGGGAGTCATGCATGCCAATCCCGGTGGATTTACTTATTCGGCAGGATGGGGCGTATTGCTTGAACGCTATACAGAAATAATGGATGAAAATACCCGGCTCAGAAGCGGGTCCTCTCATTATTCCGAGGAGAATGATTCTTCTCCCAAGACTTTCAGCAAAATGAAGTGGCTCATTGGTGTCGTAAGTTCAAGTGTTGGGGCCGTTATGCTCAGTTCAGGTTTTATTTCGAGGATTATAGGAAAAAGAAAAAAATAG
- a CDS encoding YdbL family protein: MGGNDIKTKILFRGLALVQLFSILGCSSVHMSPKKPLLYDVNISVDLKSPPVQQPYYYSYGSIQERRRMRMGQVQSLKNSRMIGEGKDGYLHVLKNPEEEEYKDYIHKVVDEENRDRLLLYAMEAKKSGKEISQVEKEYGQKWQSRAFKGELIEGEEGWQTKNEDLF; the protein is encoded by the coding sequence ATGGGCGGGAATGATATTAAAACAAAAATCCTTTTCAGAGGATTGGCCTTGGTTCAGCTCTTTTCAATTTTAGGTTGCAGCTCTGTGCATATGTCCCCCAAAAAACCCCTTCTCTACGATGTCAACATTTCTGTAGACCTGAAGAGCCCGCCGGTGCAACAACCCTATTATTATTCCTATGGTTCTATCCAAGAAAGAAGGAGGATGAGAATGGGCCAAGTTCAATCCCTTAAAAACAGCAGGATGATTGGAGAAGGCAAAGATGGCTACCTGCACGTATTGAAAAACCCCGAAGAGGAAGAATACAAGGATTACATTCACAAGGTAGTCGATGAAGAAAATCGAGACAGGCTTCTTCTCTATGCCATGGAAGCCAAAAAAAGCGGCAAAGAGATTTCTCAAGTTGAAAAGGAGTATGGACAAAAGTGGCAATCTAGGGCTTTTAAAGGAGAGCTCATCGAGGGAGAAGAAGGATGGCAAACCAAAAATGAAGACCTTTTTTAA